In Spirosoma sp. KUDC1026, the sequence ACCCGATCTGAACGATGCGTTGACCGTCATGGAAGTAGTGCTGGCGGGCGAAAGTGCCCAGCTCGATGCCGTACGTGCCTACGAACAGGCACTGGTAAGCGACGACCCGAACGCACTCGAACGGGCCATGAGCGATATGGAAAAGCTCGAAGCCTGGGATTATGAAGCCCAGATCCGGCAAATTCTGGGTGAACTCGGTATTCAGGACGTCGACCAACGGGTTGGCTCACTCTCGGGTGGACAGCGGAAACGGGTGGCACTGGCAAGGGTGCTGATTCAGAATCCCGATCTGCTGATTCTGGATGAGCCCACTAACCACCTCGACCTGGAAGCCATTGAGTATCTGGAAAGCTTCCTGAATACCAACAATGGTACGTTGCTGATGGTATCTCACGACCGTTACTTCCTGGATCGGGTCTGTAACCAGATTGCGGAACTGGATGGAGGTCAATTATACACCTACAAAGGAAACTACGCGTATTTCCTCGAAAAGAAGGATGAGCGCGAAGCGGCAGCGGCATCAGAGCTGGCGAAAGACCGTAATACGTTCCGGCGGGAGCTGGAATGGATGCGTCGCCAACCCAAGGCACGGGGTACGAAGGCCCAGTATCGGATCGACGCGTTTGAAAACCTGAAAGAAAAAACCAGCGGAAAACGGAACGACGGCGAACTGGACCTGAACCTGCGCATGACCCGGCTAGGCAGCAAGATTCTGGAAGTGGAAAACCTAAGTAAGCGTTTTGGCGACAAGGTGCTGCTCGATCATTTTACCTACACCTTCAAACGGTTCGACCGCGTTGGCCTGATTGGCAAGAACGGCATGGGTAAAACCACGCTGATGAATATGCTGACGGGCGAGCTTCGGCCCGACTCCGGCAAGATTACAACGGGAGGAACCGTCAAATTTGGCTATTACACGCAGAACGAACTGGATTTACCCGAAAATCAGCGGGTTATCGACGTTGTGCAGGATGTAGCTGAAGTGATGAAACTGGCGAATGGCGATACCGTTACGGCAACGCAACTGCTCAGTCGTTTCCTCTTCGACCGCGCCAAGCAATACGATTACGTAGCGAAACTAAGCGGGGGCGAAAAACGACGGCTTCAGCTGCTGCTGGTGCTCGTGCAGAACCCGAACTTCCTGATTCTTGACGAGCCGACTAACGATCTCGATATCACGACGCTGAACGTACTGGAAGACTTTCTGCTGAGCTTCGGTGGCTGTGTGCTGATCGTTACCCACGACCGCTATTTCATGGACCGGCTGGTCGACCACGTATTTGTGCTGGAAGGTGAGGGCAAAGTGCGCGATTATCCTGGTAACTACACCGATTATCGCGAATGGCGCGACGCCCAACCCAAACGTATTACGGCATCAGACAATACCCGGAAGGAGCCCACATCTGCCGCCAGTAGTACCAAGACTCAATCGGCGGATTCGGCGAGCAACACGGTCAAAAAGAAGCTGTCTTTTAAGGAAATGAAGGAGTACGAAACGCTCGAGAAGGATATCGAGTTACTGGAACAGCGCAAAACCGAAGTTGTCGAACTGCTCAACGCCGGTGGTCATCACGAGCAACTGACCGCCTGGGCGCGCGAAATTGAACAGATTGATCAGGATGTAGCCCAAAAATCAGACCGCTGGCTGGAGCTGGCAGAATATATTTAATGAGCGAAAGAATGAAAGAGCGAAAGAGTAAATTTACTATCACTCATTAATCGCTCTTTCACTCATTCGCTCTTTCGCTCTTTACTAATGGATCAGATTATTGAGTTTTTCAGGTACTTACTCAACTCCGAAGAAATCATTCAGACGGGGGGGCTAGTGCTGATTACCCTTATCATCTTTATTGAAAACGGAGTCATTTTCGGGTTTTTTCTACCCGGCGATTACCTCCTGTTTTTGTCCGGCGTCTTTGCGGGTACACGGCTGCTCGACGTATCACTCTGGTTACTACTGGCCTGTATTTTCGGTGCGGCCGTGCTCGGATCGCTCACCGGCTACCTGACGGGCTATTTCGCCGGCGGACGGCTGCAAAACCGCCCGGACTCCCTGTTATTCAAGAAAGAGTACATTACGAACACACGGGTTGCTTTTGAAAAATACGGCACCAGCGCGCTCATCGTTGCCCGTTTTCTGCCTATTGTCCGCACGTTTGCTCCGGTGCTGGCAGGATTGATTCACATGGATTTCCGTCGCTTCATGCTGTATAACGTTACGGGGGGCGCAATCTGGGTCGTTACGCTGGTTGGCGGTGGTTTCTTCTTCGGCGAGCAGTTTCCCTGGATTATCAATTACGTTCACTGGATCATCATTTTCTTCCTCGGTGTTACCACGTTCACCGTCGTCCGCGGTTACCTGAACGCCCGGCGTGAACGGCGGGCCGAGAAAGCCAAACTGGAATAACAAAAGCGGCCAGTTATGAACTGGCCGCTTTTGTTATTCCAGTTATGTTCTATGTCCTCCTTAGTTGCGTAGTGGCTTTCCGCCCGTCAGCAGACTCTGAATCCGCTCCAGCGTTTTCTTCTCACCGCTCAGCGACAGGAAGGCTTCGCGTTCCAGATCGAGCAGGTATTGTTCGGATACGTTTTGAGGAGCACTCAGATCTCCACCGCAGATGACATACGCCAGCTTGTCAGCAATTTTGGCGTCGTGGTCGGATATATAACGACCCATTTTCATGGCCGTTATTCCAGCTTTGAAGAGCGCGATTCCCGTTTTACCCTGTACTTTAATATCCGCGCGTGGCTTGGGTTGCGTATAGCCATTTTCTGACAGTTCAATAGCAGCCTGCTTGGCTTCGGCAATCAGACGGCTCCGGTTCAGTACAATCTGATCGGTTGACCGCAGATAACTCATTTCCAGCGCTTCCTGCGCCGAAGTAGAGACCTTCGCCGTAGCAATGTTCATAAAGATGTTTTGCAGAATGTTCAGCTCAGGATCACCAGACTGGTACAGATCCGACGCCCGGGCGGCCATTTCTTTCGTTCCGCCACCAGCCGGAATCAAACCGACACCGACTTCAACCAGTCCCATATACGTTTCGGCGTGAGCAACGGCCCGGTCTGAATGCAGTACGGCCTCGCAGCCTCCCCCCAACGTCAGTGTATGCGGAGCGACGATAACCGGGATGGACGAATATCGGATGCGTGCAATCATCTTCTGGAACTGCGCAATCATCAGATTCACCTCATCAAACTCCTGCTCAATAGCAAACATGAACAAAGCGCCCAGGTTTGCTCCCGCCGAGAAGGCCGCTGTATCGTCGTTCCCAATCACCAGGCCCCGGAAATCTTTCTCGGCCATCGAAATACCCTTCATGACCGCTTCCAGCACTTCGGGACCGAAGGTGTTCATCTTACTCCGGAACTCGACGTTTAGAATCCCGTCACCCAGGTCAATAATGTTGGCTCCTTTATTTTTCCAGACAACGTTATTCGACAAGTTTTCGAGAATCGTAAATGATTCGGTGCCCGGAATGGCTTTGTAGCTTTTACTCGGAATGTCGTAATACTTACGGATGCCGTTCTCGATCTTGTAAAAACTATCGAAACCCGCGTCCAGCATGTCATACACCCACTGAGCGGGTTTCTGACCGAGCGCTTCAATCAGTTCTACACCCTTGCGAACACCGATAGCATCCCAGGTTTCGAATAGGCCCAGCTGCCAGCCGAAGCCAGCCGTAATGGCGGCATCAACGCGATACAGTTCGTCTGAAATTTCGGGGATGCGATACGTAGCGTACCGGAATCCGTCGGCAAAGGTCCGGCGATAAAACTCACCCGCTTTGTCTTTCCCGTCGATTAAAACGGGGAACCGCTGCCGCAGGTTGTCAATCGCTTTGGTACTTTCGAGCGTAGCGAATTTGACCTTAGCAGAAGGTTTGTATTCGTAACTCTTGAGGTCCAGCGCCAGAATTTCCGTCTTGCCGTTGGCATCCTTCGTTTTCTTATAGTACCCCTGCCCCGTCTTATCGCCAAGCCACTTGTTCTCCATCAGCTTGACTACCGATGACGGCAGTTCAAACGACGCCCGCGACTCGTCGTGCTCCATCTTGACGAGGTTACTGGCAACGTTTACCGTTGTATCCAGCCCCACTACGTCCGATAGCCGGAACGTGCCCGATTTAGGCCGCCCAACGACAGGTCCCGTCAGTTTATCTACTTCCTCAACGGTCAACCCCAGTTCTTCGGCCACCCGAATCGTCTGAATCAGCGATTGAATACCCAGCCGGTTAGCGATGAAACCGGGTGTGTCCTTGCACAACACTGTCGTTTTGCCGAGATACAAATCGCCGTACTTCATCAAGAAATCGATTACGGCCGGATCGGTGTCCGGACCAGGAATAATTTCCAGCAGACGCAGGTAACGAGGTGGGTTGAAGAAGTGCGTTCCGCAGAAGTTCTTTTTGAAATCGTCGCTCCGGCCCTCCGTGAGCAGGTGCATCGGAATCCCCGAGGTGTTCGATGTAATCAGTGTGCCGGGCTTGCGGTATTGCTCAATACGTTCGTACACCGACCGTTTGATGTCCAGCCGCTCCACAACCACTTCAATAATCCAGTCGTAAGCGGTAATCTCTTTCAGATTATCGTCGAAGTTGCCCAGCTTGATCCGACTGGCGAACTTAGCACTGTACAACGCGGCCGGACTAGCTTTCAACATCGTCTGAAACGCGTCGTTCACAATGCGGTTACGTACCACGGGACTTTCAGTAGTCAGTCCTTTGGCCTGTTCGGCGGCATTAGGTTCTTTCGGCACGATGTCCAGCAGCAGAACATCAACGCCAATATTGGCAAAGTGAGCTGCAATGCGCGAGCCCATAATACCCGACCCCAGCACGGCCACTCGCCGGATAGTACGATTCTTGACTTGGGTTTTAGGTTTTTCCAGGGTTGCTTCCATACTACGGAAAAAGCGACGTTGAGAGTATAACAGGAAGCGTTTGTGGCGCTATCCTTCTACAAAATATCCTCGTCCCGCTCTTGGTTTAGTTTAGTTAATTCATCTACATCGTTGAGATCCTTCGGACTGCCCACTTTTTTCTTTTCAGTAATCAGATCATTAAGCTGAATTACTTTGAAAGGGATATCATCGAACACTACGTCAATAGCCCGTTCGTAGCAGGCATCGAAGTCTGTTTCGGCAAATGCTTTCAGACTGTATCCCATATTCAGCGTAAAACCATGCTTACCAACTGCTACCGACGTCCAGCCAAACAGCAATGGCACGTCCTTCAGGTAATCAGCGCCAGCGACTCCGTTTTCTTTAAGCGCCTGAATCAAGCTAGTCTTATTGAGCGAATCTGACCGTAACCAAAGGTCCATGTCCTGTGTCGTTCTGACATGACCATGAACTACACCTGCCGTACCGCCAACCAGCATAAACTTGACGTCATAACGATTCAGGCTCTCCAGCAACTGCTGTACGTCCCGATCAGTGATATCCATAGATTTTGCCCGGTTTTTCGGATTAGCATGATAAAGTTTTGATGCCAGTGCCATTAGCCGGGTAAACGCTTTCAGTCTGTTTTCCGCGTTATGGTTGATAGTAACTGGCATGACGTATCGGGATTAATCCAACGGTAGTTCTTCGGTCTCGGTGGTTTTGATCTTGGCGTTTTCGTCTTCAACCAAACGGTTAATGTCTTTGATGACCTCAAAAAACGTAACCAGCTTGTCGAGTGGAATATTTTCCCGGATCAGGTTGTTGAACCGGATCACGCCTTCGCGGGCCATCTCCCGTTTTTCCTTCCCGGCCTCGGTCAGGAAAACGCGAACAAAGCGCTTGTCGTTGCCGTCAATCTCCCGGCGAATGAGTCCCCGTTCTTCCAGATTCTTGAGCATCCTGACCAGCGAACGGGGTTCCATACCAAGTA encodes:
- a CDS encoding DUF6036 family nucleotidyltransferase, yielding MPVTINHNAENRLKAFTRLMALASKLYHANPKNRAKSMDITDRDVQQLLESLNRYDVKFMLVGGTAGVVHGHVRTTQDMDLWLRSDSLNKTSLIQALKENGVAGADYLKDVPLLFGWTSVAVGKHGFTLNMGYSLKAFAETDFDACYERAIDVVFDDIPFKVIQLNDLITEKKKVGSPKDLNDVDELTKLNQERDEDIL
- a CDS encoding 3-hydroxyacyl-CoA dehydrogenase/enoyl-CoA hydratase family protein, which encodes MEATLEKPKTQVKNRTIRRVAVLGSGIMGSRIAAHFANIGVDVLLLDIVPKEPNAAEQAKGLTTESPVVRNRIVNDAFQTMLKASPAALYSAKFASRIKLGNFDDNLKEITAYDWIIEVVVERLDIKRSVYERIEQYRKPGTLITSNTSGIPMHLLTEGRSDDFKKNFCGTHFFNPPRYLRLLEIIPGPDTDPAVIDFLMKYGDLYLGKTTVLCKDTPGFIANRLGIQSLIQTIRVAEELGLTVEEVDKLTGPVVGRPKSGTFRLSDVVGLDTTVNVASNLVKMEHDESRASFELPSSVVKLMENKWLGDKTGQGYYKKTKDANGKTEILALDLKSYEYKPSAKVKFATLESTKAIDNLRQRFPVLIDGKDKAGEFYRRTFADGFRYATYRIPEISDELYRVDAAITAGFGWQLGLFETWDAIGVRKGVELIEALGQKPAQWVYDMLDAGFDSFYKIENGIRKYYDIPSKSYKAIPGTESFTILENLSNNVVWKNKGANIIDLGDGILNVEFRSKMNTFGPEVLEAVMKGISMAEKDFRGLVIGNDDTAAFSAGANLGALFMFAIEQEFDEVNLMIAQFQKMIARIRYSSIPVIVAPHTLTLGGGCEAVLHSDRAVAHAETYMGLVEVGVGLIPAGGGTKEMAARASDLYQSGDPELNILQNIFMNIATAKVSTSAQEALEMSYLRSTDQIVLNRSRLIAEAKQAAIELSENGYTQPKPRADIKVQGKTGIALFKAGITAMKMGRYISDHDAKIADKLAYVICGGDLSAPQNVSEQYLLDLEREAFLSLSGEKKTLERIQSLLTGGKPLRN
- a CDS encoding MarR family winged helix-turn-helix transcriptional regulator, whose translation is MKKEKTVDFHIKWAWHAISRMYNAHAGQFGITMAIGYVLLNIDLDEGTPATKIGPLLGMEPRSLVRMLKNLEERGLIRREIDGNDKRFVRVFLTEAGKEKREMAREGVIRFNNLIRENIPLDKLVTFFEVIKDINRLVEDENAKIKTTETEELPLD
- a CDS encoding DedA family protein, translating into MDQIIEFFRYLLNSEEIIQTGGLVLITLIIFIENGVIFGFFLPGDYLLFLSGVFAGTRLLDVSLWLLLACIFGAAVLGSLTGYLTGYFAGGRLQNRPDSLLFKKEYITNTRVAFEKYGTSALIVARFLPIVRTFAPVLAGLIHMDFRRFMLYNVTGGAIWVVTLVGGGFFFGEQFPWIINYVHWIIIFFLGVTTFTVVRGYLNARRERRAEKAKLE
- a CDS encoding ABC-F family ATP-binding cassette domain-containing protein → MNYLSAENLTKSYGDRILFRNLTFGINRGDKVAIVGANGSGKTTLLSILAGAVPPEEGVVSHRKDISIGYLDQQPDLNDALTVMEVVLAGESAQLDAVRAYEQALVSDDPNALERAMSDMEKLEAWDYEAQIRQILGELGIQDVDQRVGSLSGGQRKRVALARVLIQNPDLLILDEPTNHLDLEAIEYLESFLNTNNGTLLMVSHDRYFLDRVCNQIAELDGGQLYTYKGNYAYFLEKKDEREAAAASELAKDRNTFRRELEWMRRQPKARGTKAQYRIDAFENLKEKTSGKRNDGELDLNLRMTRLGSKILEVENLSKRFGDKVLLDHFTYTFKRFDRVGLIGKNGMGKTTLMNMLTGELRPDSGKITTGGTVKFGYYTQNELDLPENQRVIDVVQDVAEVMKLANGDTVTATQLLSRFLFDRAKQYDYVAKLSGGEKRRLQLLLVLVQNPNFLILDEPTNDLDITTLNVLEDFLLSFGGCVLIVTHDRYFMDRLVDHVFVLEGEGKVRDYPGNYTDYREWRDAQPKRITASDNTRKEPTSAASSTKTQSADSASNTVKKKLSFKEMKEYETLEKDIELLEQRKTEVVELLNAGGHHEQLTAWAREIEQIDQDVAQKSDRWLELAEYI